In the Cheilinus undulatus linkage group 19, ASM1832078v1, whole genome shotgun sequence genome, one interval contains:
- the klhl40b gene encoding kelch-like protein 40b — MALPINPMDEPRMYQQTLLQDGLYDLLENDKLVDCTLKIKDKEFPCHRLVLCACSSYFRSIFLSDLDESKKREIVLEDVEPGVMGLILKYLYTSKINVTEQNVQDIFAVANIYQIPSIFTVCVSFLQKRLSLSNCLAIFRLGLMLDCPRLAVSARNYACENFHLISRDEEFLQLLPSELAAILTNDNLNVESEEVVFDALMNWVSQDAENREKELPDLLDCVRLRLVSEDFLKEKVEGNKLICSNPELQKKVQLVKDAHEGKLPEVKKSKKEDSGAEKDGENEEKEEEEGLLPGILNDNLRFGMFARNLILMVNDAGAVAYDPSGNDCFVASLSTQIPKNHASLVTKGNQIFVAGGLFYDEQNKEDPLCSYFLQYDPVSADWLGMPPLPSPRFLFGLAEAENSIFVLGGKELKDQERTLDSVLVYDRQSFKWGESDPIPYSVYGHQTVSHNDVVYVIGGKGDSKNCLKRMCAYDALRFEWKELAPMKVARSLFGATVHRDKIYIAAGVTDGGLTDTVEVYDIATNKWSDFVAFPQERSSLNLVSLAGSLYAVGGFAMMPLEDSDDIIPKEMNDIWRFDETEKKWNGILREIQYASGATILGVRLNTLRLTKM, encoded by the exons ATGGCTCTACCCATAAACCCCATGGATGAACCCAGGATGTACCAGCAGACGTTGCTCCAGGACGGCCTGTACGACCTGCTGGAGAATGACAAGCTGGTCGACTGTACGCTGAAAATCAAAGACAAGGAGTTCCCCTGCCACCGGCTGGTCCTGTGTGCCTGCAGCTCCTACTTCCGCTCCATCTTCCTGTCTGATCTGGATGagagcaaaaaaagagaaatagtGTTGGAGGATGTGGAGCCAGGTGTAATGGGGCTAATCCTAAAGTACCTCTACACCTCAAAGATCAATGTGACGGAGCAGAATGTCCAGGATATCTTTGCAGTGGCAAATATATACCAGATCCcttccatttttactgtttgtgtgtctttccTACAGAAGCGCCTCAGTCTGAGCAACTGTCTGGCTATTTTCAGACTCGGCCTGATGCTCGACTGTCCCAGGTTGGCCGTGTCTGCTCGAAACTATGCCTGTGAGAACTTCCACCTCATCTCCAGAGATGAGGAATTCCTGCAGCTACTCCCCAGCGAGCTTGCAGCCATTTTAACAAATGACAACCTGAATGTAGAATCAGAGGAAGTGGTGTTTGATGCGTTGATGAACTGGGTGTCCCAGGAtgctgaaaacagagaaaaagaactgcCTGATTTGTTGGATTGTGTTCGATTGCGTTTGGTCAGTGAGGATTTCCTGAAGGAGAAAGTGgagggaaacaaactgatctgCTCAAATCCAGAGCTGCAGAAGAAAGTCCAGCTAGTTAAGGATGCTCATGAAGGGAAACTTCCTGaagttaaaaaaagcaaaaaagaggacagtggagcagagaaagatggagagaatgaagaaaaagaggaagaagagggtcTTCTTCCAGGCATCCTGAATGATAACCTGAGGTTTGGCATGTTTGCCAGGAACTTGATACTGATGGTGAATGATGCAGGCGCCGTGGCCTACGATCCATCCGGAAATGACTGCTTTGTAGCATCACTTTCCACACAGATCCCCAAGAACCACGCCAGCTTAGTCACCAAGGGGAATCAGATCTTTGTGGCAGGAGGATTATTTTACGATGAACAGAACAAGGAGGATCCACTTTGCTCGTACTTCCTGCAG TATGATCCTGTCAGTGCTGATTGGCTTGGGATGCCTCCCCTGCCATCTCCCCGCTTCCTGTTTGGGCTGGCTGAAGCTGAGAACTCCATCTTTGTGCTGGGCGGGAAGGAACTGAAGGACCAGGAGCGCACGCTGGACTCTGTTTTGGTCTATGACAGGCA ATCTTTCAAATGGGGGGAATCAGATCCAATTCCTTACTCAGTCTATGGACACCAAACAGTATCTCACAATGACGTGGTATATGTCATTGGAGGGAAAGGAGACAGCAA gaaCTGTCTGAAGAGGATGTGTGCATATGATGCTCTGAGGTTTGAATGGAAGGAGCTTGCACCCATGAAAGTCGCACGTTCATTATTTGGAGCCACTGTTCACAGGGACAAAATATACATAGCAGCAGGAGTCACGGACGGTGGGCTGACGGATACAGTAGAGGTGTACGACATCGCTACCAACAA GTGGTCTGACTTTGTGGCGTTTCCTCAGGAGCGTAGCTCTCTGAACCTGGTGTCTCTGGCGGGCTCGCTGTATGCTGTTGGAGGTTTTGCGATGATGCCTCTGGAGGACAGCGATGACATCATTCCCAAAGAGATGAACGACATCTGGAG GTTTGATGAGACAGAGAAGAAGTGGAACGGTATCCTCAGAGAAATCCAGTACGCTTCAGGGGCCACCATCCTGGGGGTCCGCCTCAACACCCTGCGTCTCACCAAGATGTAA